The DNA region GACCGTGGTGACAGTCGCCCTTGCCTGCGGTGCAATCGTGTTCACCAGCGACCCGGACGATGTCACCGAGTTGGCAGCCGCGTCCGAGGTCAAGCCAGGGCTGGTCGTCCGCCGGGTCTGATCGGCTGACCACCTGGCGCGGACGTGACGTGGGTACGCCCGTACCGCTGGGGTCGGGCGGCGGCAGGGGGCCGCCGGCCCGGCCCGAGGACGGCCGGGCCGGGCCAGCGGTGCTTCAGCTCGCCGTGCAGGTGGGGGTCATGCCGGTTCCGCTGCCGTTGCCTTGGAAACCGAACTCGGTGACCTGGCCGGGGGTGAGCCGGCCGTTGTAGCTGACGTTGGTGAATCGGACGGCACCGGTGTTGCCACTGGCGGTGGCGTTCCAGGTGTTGGTGACGCTGGCGCCGCCGGGCAGGGTCATGGCGACGGTCCAGCCGTTGGTGCCGCCGGAGCCGGCGGTGACGCGGACGGTGGCGACGAAGCCGCCGGTCCAGGAGTTCAGGGAGACGGTGGCGGTGCAGCCGCCGTTGCCGGGCGGCGGCGTGGTCGGGCCGGGCGGGGGAGTCGTGGGCCCCGGCGGCGGGGTGGTCGGGCCGGGCGGGGGAGTGGTCGGCCCGGGCTGGCCGCCCTGGAACTGGGAGAAGAACTGCCAGATCTCGCGCTTGGTCCAGGTGTTGACGCCACTTTCGTTGTAGGTGCCGTCCACCGGGCCGGGCATGTGGCCGTTGTCGTACGCGGCCCACTGGACCGGGTACCCGGCGCGGCAGCCCGAGTAGGCGGTGGTGATGTGGGTCCGGCTGCCCTGCGCGGGTTCCCGTGGGCTCTGCTGGGCGCAGCCGTTGTTGCGCACGAACGTGTCCCGCAGCGAGCGGCCCATCGAGATGGGCAGGACGTTGTCGGTGATGCCGTGCAGGCCGAAGTAGGCTACGGGCTGGGTGCCGCCGCTGCAGCCGCTGATCAGCCCGCCGGAGATGACCGCGACCGCCCGGATCTGGTTCGGCCGGGCGCAGGCGAGCGCGTAGCTCATCCCGCCGCCCCAACTGAAGCCGAGAGAGAAGCGCTGCGTCGTGTCCACGCAGAGATCGCTCTCGATTCGCTAAACCATGTTGTCGAAGAAGATGACGTCCTCGCCGCCGTTGTTGGCCCAGCCGTTGCCGAGGCCCTGCGGTGCGACCAGGATGGCGCTGTTGTTCGACTGCTCCAGCTGACCGTAGTAGGACCAGGCGGCGCCACTGGTGCCGCCGGAGTCGATCTCGTTGGCGGTGCCGCCGCGCCAGTGGTACGCGAAGATCAGCCGGTACTGGCGGGTGTTGTCGTAGTTGGCGGGTAGCCGCAGGATGAAGCTACGGTTCGTGCCGTTGCTCTGGATCGTGTGGGTCCCGTTCCGCAGCGTCGGCGTACGGCCGCATCCGGCGCTCGCGGCGGCGATGCCGACGTCGGCGGCCGACACGGCGGATCCGGCGCTGGTGGTCTCTGCGCTGGCGGAACCGCCGACGAGTGTCATGCCGCCTGCGGTGATCGCGAGTACCGCCGCGAGCGCGACGGGCCCGGCGGTGGAACGAATTCTTGACATCGCAACTCCCTTGCCTGATCAGGCACGAATGGGTGGATGTGGATGACGACGTGGTGCGCTGGCCGTCGGTCGGCGGGCTGGCTGGCTGGTCGGCGAGCGGTGGTGGTCGCGCCGGCCCGAGGGCGGACAGCATCCCTACTCGACGCCCGGCAGGCCCTGGGGCGGACGCCCGGATCCGCAGGGTCTGGCAGATGGCTCGCCCGGTGAGCCATGGACCCGTTCCCGTCAGCCATCGATTGTGATCGATAACACTGGGTTCGTCAAGCTGGGTCGGGCCGGCTGCGGGCCGGGTCCGCCAGGGAAGTCGCTCGACCGCCCTGGAGCGCCGTGAGCGCTAACATCCGCAGCCCGGAGACGCCGGTCACGGTGGGTTTGGTCGGCCCGCCCTGGGGCAGATGAGTCGACTGGACACCCTACGCGAGTGAAAGGAGCCGAAAATGGCAACGACACTGCAGGGCAAGCGAGTCGCTTTCCTGGCCACCGACGGGGTCGAGGAGGTCGAGTACACCCAGCCGCGTGAGGCGGTCGAGGCGGCCGGCGCCGCAGTCGAACTCGTGTCGATAAAGTCGGGCGAGATCCAGGCCTTCAACCACCTGAACAAGTCGAAGACGTACCCGGTGGACGTCACTGCGGACAAGGCGGACCCGGAGTCCTACGACGCGCTGGTGCTGCCCGGCGGGGTGGCGAACCCGGACTTTCTCCGGGCCGACCCCGACGCGGTCGGCTTCGTCCGGGCGTTCTTCACCGCCGGCAAGCCGGTGGGCGCGATCTGTCACGGGCCGTGGACGATGATCGATGCCGAGGTGGTACGGGGACGCACCCTCACCTCCTGGCCGAGCCTGCGCACCGACCTGACCAACGCGGGGGCGACCTGGGTCGACGCCGAATGCCACGTGGACAACGGACTGGTCACCAGCCGTAAGCCCGACGACCTGCCGGCGTTCTGCGCCAAGCTCGTGGAGGAGATCGCCGAAGGCAGGCACTGAGTGGCGGGTACGGGCGCGCCGTTGAGCCCGTACCCGCCACTGCGCCCGCGGGTGCGTCGGACCGCTACGGGCGGTCCGACGCACCGACGGGGGACAGGTGCCGGGCGTACGCCTCGGTGGTGAAGAACGCCGGCAGGTCCTCGCCGAGCGCCGTCTCCTCGACGATCCGGGCCGCCGCCTCGGCCCGGTCGCGGTCCGGGCCGTCACGCCCGTCGACCAGGTCGGCCAGCTCCTCGGCCAGGATCGACCGGACCAGGTCGGTGGTGACGCAGCCGCCGTCGGCCAGCGGGGTGCCGTGCTGGCACCACTGCCACACCTGACAGCGGGCGATCTCGGCGGTCGCCGCGTCCTCCATCAGGTTCCACAGCGCCACCGCGCCGGCACCGCCCAGCCAGGCGTCGACGTACCGCAGCGCCACCGCGACGTTGGCGCGGACCCCGGCCGCGCTCACCTGGCCCGGGGTCTTGTCGACGGCGAGCAGGTCGGTCGCGGTCACCGCCACCTCGTCACGTAGCCGGTCGATCTGGTGCGGCCGGTCGCCGAGCACCGCGTCGAAGACCTCCCGGCAGGTCGGCACCAGACCTGGGTGGGCCACCCAGGAGCCGTCGAAGCCGTCGCCGGCTTCGCGCTGCTTGTCCGCCCGCACCTTGCCCAGCGCGGCCTCGTTGATCTGCGGGTCCCGGCTGGGAATGAAGGCGGCCATTCCGCCGATGGCGTGCGCGCCGCGCCGGTGGCAGGTCCGCACCAGCAGTTCGGTGTAGGCCCGCATGAACGGCACGGTCATGGTCACCTCGGCGCGGTCGGGCAGGACGAAGTCCGGCCACTGCCCGAAGTTCTTGATCACGCTGAAGATGTAGTCCCACCGGCCGGCGTTCAGCCCGGCGGAGTGTTCCCGCAGTTCGTAGAGGATCTCCTCCATCTCGAACGCGGCGGTGATCGTCTCGATCAGCGTGGTCGCCCGGATGGTGCCCTGCGGCAGGCCAAGGTAGCGCTGGGCGAAGACGAACACGTCGTTCCACAGCCGCGCCTCGCGGTGGCTCTCCAGCTTCGGCAGGTAGAAGTACGGGCCGGCACCGGCGTCGAGCTGCCGGCGGGCACAGTGGAAGAAGTACAGCCCGAAGTCGACCAGGCTGGCCGAGATCGGCCGACCGTCGACCGCGATGCCCTTCTCCACCAGGTGCCAGCCGCGCGGGCGGACCACGATCGTGGCCAGTTCCTCGCCGAGGGCGTACCGCTTGCCCCGGTCGTCGGTGAAGTCGATCCGCCGGTCCAGGGCGTCCATCAGGTTGAGCTGCCCGCCGATGACGTTGCGCCAGGTCGGGCTGGTGGCGTCCTCGAAGTCGGCCAGCCACACCTTCGCGCCCGAGTTCAACGCGTTGACGGTCATCTTCCGGTCGGTCGGCCCGGTGATCTCCACCCGCCGGTCGACCAGGCCGGGCGCGGCGGGCGCGACCCGCCAGGACTCGTCGGCGCGGATCTGTGCGGTCTCCGGGAGGAAGTCCGGCAACTGGCCGGAGGCGTACCGGGCCCGTCGGGCCCGCCGGGTGTCCAGCAGCGCCACCCGCCGGGCGGCGAACTCGCCGTCCAGGGCGACCAGGAACTCCAGCGCCTCGGCAGTGAGCACTTCGTCGAACCGGTCGGCCATCGGGCCGAGAATCTCGTACCTCACGCGAACTGCTCCTCTTCGGTCGAGCCGCGTAGCGCGGTGGTCTCCGCGGCCGGGTTGAGCACGGTGCTGATCAGGTCGAAGTAGCCGGTGCCGACCTCCCGTTGGTGCTTGACGGCGGTGTAGCCGGCCGGCTCGGCGGCGAACTCACGCTCCTGCAACGACACGTACGCGCTCATCCCGTCGCTGGCGTAGCCGCGCGCCAGGTCGAACATCGAGTAGTTCAGCGCGTGGAAGCCGGCCAGGGTGATGAACTGGAACTTGTACCCCATGTGGCCCAGTTCCCGCTGGAACTTGCCGATGGTGGCGTCGTCGAGGTGCTTGCGCCAGTTGAACGACGGCGAGCAGTTGTACGCCAGCAGCTGGTCCGGGTACTCGCTCTTGATCGCCTCGGCGAACCGGCGGGCGACCTCCAGGTCGGGGGTGCTGGTCTCCATCCACAGCAGGTCGGCGTGTGGCGCGTAGGCGAGCCCGCGGGCGATGCACGGCTCGATGCCGTTGCGCACCCGGTAGAAGCCTTCGGCGGTGCGCTCGCCGGTGACGAACGGCTGGTCCCGTTCGTCGATGTCGGTGGTCAGCAGGGTGGCGGCCTGGGCGTCGGTGCGGGCGATCACCACGCTCGGCACCCCGGCGACGTCGGCGGCGAGCCGGGCCGCCTCCAGGGTGCGGATGTGCGCCCCGGTCGGGATCAGCACCTTGCCGCCCAGGTGGCCGCACTTCTTCTCGGCGGCCAGCTGGTCCTCCCAGTGCACCCCGGCCGCGCCGGCGGCGATCATGGCGGTCATCAGCTCGTACGCGTTGAGCACGCCGCCGAAGCCGGCCTCGGCGTCGGCCACGATCGGGGCGAGCCAGTCGGTGGCCGGGCTGCCGGCGCCGGCCGGTCCGGCACCGCCCTCGCCGCTCTCGGCGGTGTCGATCTGGGCGGCCCGCAGCAGTGCGTTGTTGATCCGGCGGACCACCGCCGGCACCGAGTTCGCCGGGTAGAGGCTCTGGTCGGGGTAGGTGTGGCCGGCGAGGTTGGCGTCGGCCGCGACCTGCCAGCCGGAGAGGTAGATCGCCTTGAGCCCGGCCCGGACCATCTGCACCGCCTGGTTGCCGGTGAGCGCGCCGAGCGCGTGGACGTAGTCCTCGCTGTGCAGCAGTTGCCACAGCCGTCTGGCGCCGTGCCGCGCGAGGGTGTGTTCCTCGGTGATCGCGCCGCGCAGCCGCACCACGTCGGCGGGGCGGTAGCTGCGCCGCACGCCGTGCCAGCGCGGGTCGGTGTCCCATTCGTGCTGCAACTGATCGACTGCGTTCTGCATCGTCGTCTCCTTGTCCGGTGGCGTGTCGCCCACTGTGGCGCAGCCCCGGCGGTCGGGTCGAGACACGGAAGAAGCCAATTGTTGAAAAGTTCTCAGCCGATTTTGCCAACTTGCTAATTGTCCTGTTGGCAGCCGTGTTAATGCCGGTCCGCAGCGTGTTAACGTGTGCGAATAGTGTTCGGCGGCGACTCGGGAGGTGCGGGCGGTGACCAAGACCTTCGCCGGTGCCCGGCTGCGCCGGATGCGCGAGGAGCGGGGCATCAGCCAGACCGAGCTGGCCCGGCAGCTCAACATCTCCGCGAGCTATCTCAACCAGATCGAGCACGATTCCCGACCGCTGACCGTCGCCGTACTGATGCGGATCACCGAGGTGTTCGGCGTCGATCCGACCAGCTTCGCCCCGCACGACACCCCGCGCCTGGTCGCCGGGCTGCGTGAGGCGCTCGGCGCCCGCGCCGGGATCGGCGAGCTGACCGAGTTCGCCTCCCGGCTGCCCGAGGTGGCCGAGGCGGTCATCGACCTGCACCGGCGCTACCAGCAGGTCGACGAGCAGCTGTCCGAACTGGTCGGCGACCGGGAACGGCTCGGCCACAGCCCGCACGACCAGGTCACCGAGTTCTTCTACCGGCGGCAGAACTACGTTCCGGCGGTCGACGAGGCGGCCGAACGGCTCGCCGGGCAGATCGGCATCCGCCGGGGCGAGGCCCGCACGGCGTTGCAGGACCGCCTCGCGCAGCGCCACGGCGTACGGATCTCCCGCGACGACGCCGAGTCCCTCGGCGGTGAGCTGCACCGCTACCGACCGCAGACCCGGACCCTGCACCTGTCGACCTCGCTGCGCGCCGGGCAGGAGGCGATCCGGATGGCCGCCCAGATCGCTCTGCTGGAGTACGCCGACGTGATCGACGAGATCATCGAGGAGGAGGGGTTCACCGACGTCCAGACCCAGATCCTCACCCGGGTCGGGCTGGCCAACTACTTCGCGGCGGCGCTGGTCCTGCCGTACGAGCAGTTCCTCACCGCCGCCGAGCAGCGCCGCTACGACATCGACCTGCTCACCGAGCACTTCGCGGTGGGCTGGGAGACCGTCTGCCACCGGCTCAGCACCCTGCAACGGCCCCGTGCACGCGGGGTGCCGTTCTCGTTCGTCCGGGTCGACCGGGCCGGCAACATGTCCAAGCGTCAGTCCGCGACCGGGTTCCCGTTCTCCCGCACCGGCGGCACGTGTCCGCTGTGGAACGTCTACGAGGCGTTCGGTTCGCCGGGCCGGGTGGTCACCCAGATCGCCGCGATGCCCGACGGCCAGCGTTACCTGTGGATCGCCCGCACCGTCATCCGGCACAACGGCGGCTACGGTCAACCCGGCAAGGTGTACGCGATCGGTTTGGGCTGCCAGACCCGCCACGCCGGCCGGCTCGTCTACTCCGCCGGGATGGACCTGCACGCCGCCGACGCGGCCACCCCGATCGGCCCCGGCTGCAAGACCTGTGAGCGGATGACCTGCCCGCAGCGGGCCGCCCCACCGATCAGCCGCCAGCTCGACGTCGACGTCAACCGCAGCACTTTCATCCCGTACCCGCTCAAGGACTGAGCCGGGCGCGGGCCCGCGCCGGCGGCGCGCCGACCGCCGCGACCAGGCCCTCCAGGGCGAACGTCGCCGCGCCGAGACTGACCGGGTTGCCGGCGACCCGGCCCAGGGTGATCTCGGCCGCCGCCAGCGGCCGGCGCAGCGCGTGCCGGGCGGCCTGCGCCCGGACCCCGTCGAGCAGCGCCGGCCCGAGCCGGGCCGCGACCCACCCGCTGAGCGCCACCACCTGCGGGTTGACCAGGTTCACCAGGTCGGCGACGGCGACCCCCAGGTGGTACGCGGTGTCGGCGACGACCGCGAGCGCGGTCGGATCCGCAGCCGCCACCCCGGCGGCGAGCGCGTCGATGGTGGCGGTCTGATCGTCGGTCCGCAGCATCGGGCTGGCCGGATCCCGCTCGCGCAGGTGGGCCACGATCCCGGGGGCCCCGACGTACGCTTCGACGCAGCCCCGGGCCCCGCAGTGGCAGGCCCGCCCGTCGGGGACCAGCCGGGTGTGCCCCCACTCGCCGGCGCTGTTGGTGGCACCCCGGTAGAGGCTGCCGCCGAAGGCCAGGCCGGCGCCGACACCGGTGCCGAGAGTCAGTACGGCGACGTGGTCGCGCCCCCGGCCGGCCCCGAACCACAGTTCGGCGACGACGCTGGCCCGCAACGGGTTGTCCAGGTGCAGCGGCAGGTCGAGGCGCGCGGGCAGGTCCAGCGCGGCGGCGAGCAGACCCCGCAGTGGTACGTCGTGCCAGTTCCAGTTGGGCGCGAACGCGCTGACCCCGCCTTCGCGGTCGACCTGACCGGGCACGCTGACCCCGACGCCGAGCAGCCGGCGGCGGGCGACACGTCGGTCCCGCAGCACCGCGTGCACCCCGGTGACCACGTGCGCGACGACCTGCTCCGGCCGGTTCTCCGCCGGGTGCAGCCGGTCGGTGTGGCTGGCCAGCACGGTCAACGTCGGGTCGAAGGCGTCGACGTGCACGTACGTCTCGGCGACGTCGACGCCGACGAGGACGCCGCCGGCCGGGTCGACCGCGACCAGGCCGCGCGGGCGGCCGCCGCCGGAGTCCTGGAACCCGACCTCGGTGAGCAGCCCCAGGTCCAGCAGTTGGGTGACGAGGGTGGAGACGGTGGCCTGGCTCAGCCCGGTCTCGGTGGCCACCTCCTGACGGGACACCGCGCCGGCGGCGAGGATCTGCCGCAGCACCTCGAACCGGTTGGCGACCCGGATGTCCCTGGAGGTACGCCGCACCATCGCCCACCCCCGTCCGCCCTCGCCGTACGCCGCCGCACCCAGTGTGCCGGTCGTGGCGGCGACGTACGGCAGGTGGGCGGCGCTAGACCACGCCGACCCGCTGGAACTGCTGGTTGGCGGCGGTGCCGCAGGTGTACTGGATCACCCGGGCGCTGTCGGCGGTGGAGTAGCCGGCGACGTCCAGGCACTTGCCGCTGTGCCGGGCCACGATCCGCAGGTGGCCGGAGCCGACGTCGACCAGTTGCCACTGTTGGTCGGTGCGGCCGGCCTGGCAGGCGTACTGGGCGATGGTGGCGTGGTCGGCGGTGGAGCCACCGGCGACGGTCAGGCAGCGGTCGCTGTGCCGGGCCACCAACTGGTGGTAGCCGGTGCCGAGGTCACGCAGCTGCCAGTGCTGGTTGCCACCGTTGTGGCAGCCGTACTGGGCGACCTCGGTGGCGTCGGCGGTGGAGGCGTTGAGCACGTCGAGGCACTTGCCGCTGTGCCGGGCCCGCAAAGTCTCGTAGGCGTACCCGCCGCCGACGCCGGTGACCTGCCCGGTGACGGTGTCGATGCTGACCTGCGGATGCCAGCTCATGCTCAGTGTCCGCGCCGACGGGAAGGTCAGCGGCAGCCAGACGTAGCGCGACTCGTTGACCCGGCCACCCCAGGCGCTGGCCCACCGGTCGCCGAGGTAGAGGTAGGAGGTGGTGGCGGTGCCCTGCACCGGCAGCACGTACGCCGGCTGGGAGCCGTAGGTGATGCTGTCGCCGAGGTTGGTCGGTGCCGTCCAGGTGCCGGTGATGGCGGTGGCGGTGGCGTACCGGGCCTGGTTGGGCTGCCAGCCGGTGGCGCCGGAGGTGACGAGGAAGTAGACACCGTCGCGTTTGAACATCGCCGGTGCCTCGCGGTAGTTGCCCGGCCAGAGGGTCTGGACCAGGGCGGCGACGCCGGTGTAGTCGGGCGTCAGCCGGTAGATGTTCAGGTCCGCGTTGACCCGGGTCGAGGAGATCAGGTACGCGGTGCCGTCGTCGTCGCGGTAGACGGTCATGTCCCGGGAGTCGTAGCCGAGCGGCCGGAAACTGCCGAGGTACGTGTAGTTGCCGTCGACGGTGTCGGAGGTGGCGACCGCCACCCGGGCCTGGCCGTAGTCGACGCCGTTCTCCCAGTGCATCCAGAGCACGTACTTGCCGGTGGCCGGGTTGTAGAGGATCTTGGGCCGTTCGATGTTGGCGACCGCCAGCTCCGGGCTGCTGGACTGGCGCAGCACGTGGTTGCGCAACTCCCAGGTGCGCAGGTCGGTTGACCGGTAGACGGAGACGTACCGGAAGGTGTGGTCGTCGTGGCGGTTCTCGCCGAACCAGTAGTAGTGGGCGCCGACCTTGATCATGCCGCCGCCGTGGGCGTGCACACCGGCGCCGGTGGTATCGGTGAACTGGGTGCCGTTGGTGACGGTCACCGGCGCGGCGGCGGCCGGTGCGGCCATCAGGGCGAGCGGGGCGAGCAGCGCGACGCAGGCGGCGGCGCGGGCGACGGCGGCGGCGCGGGCGACGGGCCGTGGGTGGGGGAGTTGGCCGGGGTCGACGGCGCGGGGTACGGCAGGCACGGGCTGCCTCCTTCGGTGGGGTGGGGCCGATGTGACGTGCGAGGACGGCCGGACGGCACATCTATTGACCCTTAGATTAAGTAATTGAGCGATGAAAGTCGATGGTGTGGGAGTGGGTCCGGGCGCTGCTGGCATCGTGACGGTGAGCGGTCGGCCCATTGTGGGCCACGACACCCGTCTTATAGTTGAATGCTCAACCGATGTCGTCGTACGGTCGACCCGGCCGTCACCACCTCGACCCGACAGGAGCGTCCGGTGTCCGACCTACGCAAGACCGCGACCAGCGCCGAGCCGCTGCACCCGCTGCTCGCCGAGCGATGGAGCCCCCGCGCCTTCGACCCGGACCACCAGCTCACCGACCGGCAGATCACCGCGCTGCTGGAGGCCGCCCGGTGGGCGCCGAGCGCCGGCAACAGTCAACCCTGGCGGTTCGCGGTCACCCGTCGGGGCAGCGCCGCCCACGCCAGCGTGCTCGACACACTGGATCCCGCCAACCAGGTCTGGGCGCACGCCGCCGCCGTGCTGATCGTGGTCGCGGCGCAGTCGGTCACCGCTGACGGAGCCAGCCGCCCCTGGGCCGCCTACGACACCGGCCAGGCGGTCGCGCACCTGTCCGTCCAGGCCCAGCACGAAGGACTGGCCGTGCATCAGATGGGCGGTTTCGACCGCGACCGGCTCGCCGCGCTGCTCGCCCACGACCCGACGGTCACCCCGCTGTCCGTCGTCGCGGTCGGTCGCCGCGCCCCGGCCGACGGCCTCGACGATCTCGATGCCTCCCTCGGCGAGCGCGAGCGTGCCCCGCGACAGCGACTTTCAGTGACCGATCTGATGCTCACGGTGGGTCCGGCCCTGGTTGCCGACCACCGTTGACCGGGTCGGTCACGGCATCGCACCCACCCGACTTGACCTGGGTCGCTAGCATTCGCGGGACCTGGAACTTGCCGGAAGGGGAGCCGTGTCACGGGTCCAGCAAGGAATACGTACCGCCGCCCAAGCAATCGCTCAGGGTGGTGATCCCCGGCAGATCGCGATGGCGGAGCTGCAGCGTCGAGGGGCCGCCGTGACCGGCGGGGCCGGTCAGCCCACCGGGGCCGGCCGGTCCGGCGCAGGCAACCGGGGGCCGTTGGCCGAGGACGGGATGGACCCGGTCGACTTCCCGGCCGCCCGCGACCTCGGCGGCAGCATCGACACCGTCATGGAGCAGCGCCGGGTTCCGCTCGACGACGCCGGTGAGGTGCTCAACCGCAGCGAGCAGCGCCGCGACGAGTCCGGGCAGGCGCACGTCATCTGCCCGATGGTGATCCCCCGTGGCCGGTCCCTCGCCACCATGCTGCCGGTGTCGCTGCTGCTCGTCCTCGGCGCGCTCGCCGCCGTCGTCATCTGGGCCGCCGGTGGCAGCGTGCTGTTCAACCCGTTCTTCGGCATCCATTACTGGCTGCTGTCGTTGTTCGCCGTCGGCTTCGTCTGGTGGCGCCAGGGCATGGTGATGGTGCCCGACGGCTGCGCCGCGCTGATCACCCGCTTCGGCAAGCTGGAGCAGGTCGTCGGCCCCGGTCGGGTGATCCTGCTGAACCCGTGGAAGCGGGTGTCGTACATCGTCAACACCACCCGCGAGTACCCGTTCAACGCCCCGGTGCGCGAGGCCCCCACCAAGGGCGGGGTGAAGGCCTCCATCGACCTGTTCATCCAGTTCCGGATCAGCGACCCGGTCGAGTTCGTCTACACCCTCGGCGCGGTGCGCGGCTTCGAGGAGAAGCTCAGCAACGCGGTCAGCGAGACCATCCGCAGCCTGATCTACGAGCAGGAGGCGGCCGAGATCTACAACATGGTCGGCGAGGACACCGGCCGCCTGCTGGAACAGCTCAACCAGCAGTTCCGCCCGGCGGTCGAGTTGACCAACGCCAACATCACCCACGCCGAACCCTCCGACCGCGAGTACCGGATGGACCTGGCCGCCCCGGAGATGGTGCGGGTCGCCAAGGACGCCTACACCCACCAGTACGCGCTGCAGTTGCGCAAGGAGCAGGACGAAGGTGACCTGACCAAGGAGCTGGCCACCCTGCAGGAGACCCTGTCGGCGATCCAGGCCGACATCGCCCAGTACCAGGCGCAGATGGATACCGCCGTCGAGCGGGAGACCAACCGGGCCGAGGCGCTGGCCCGCCAGCGCTACGTCTCCGCCGAATCCGAGGCGCGGGCCAACGCCGCGTTGCTGGAGGCCCAGGCACTGGACATCCGGGCGGTCACCGCCGCCGAGGCCCCCGAGATCCTCGAATACCGCTACCAGCGTGAGGTGCTCGACACCCTGGAGGAGATCGCCGACCACCTGCCCCGGCTGGTACGCATCGGCGGCTCGGCCGACCCGAACGGCGCGGTCGGCGTGGACCTGCTGAAACTGGCCCGCGAAATGGTCGGCGAGCGGGGCGCGGAGCTGTTCAGCGACACCGACATGGCCGCCATGCGGACCCGGCTGGCCGAGGTCGCCGCCCGCATCGCCGAACGCGAGCCGGAGATCGCCGCACTGCGCGAGGCCGACCGGCCGACCGTCACCACCGTCGATACCAACCCGCTGACCCCCGGTACGCCGGAGCTGACCGACGACGCCACGGAGGTTCGGCCGTGATCAACAAGTTCGCCAGTGGCCGTTCGGTGATCTCCGAGGCCGTCGCACCCTGGAGCGAGCTCGCCCAACTGTTGCGTGGCGGCGACGCCGGCAGCCTCGTCCCGGTGGTGATCCCCAAGCACCGCCGTCGGCTCGGCTGGATGGTGCCGCTCTGGCTCGGCCTGCTCGCCCTGCTCAGCGGGGTGATGTTCACCGTACGCGGCGACGACGGGCTGATCGGTGCCGCCTACGGCGCGCTCGCCGGCGCCAGCTGGGCCGTCGGGGTGCTGTTGCTGCTGCTCGGCGCGCTCTGGTGGTGGCGCTCGTCGATCGTGGAGATCGAACAGGGCACGCACGGCGTCCTGACCCGGTACGGTGCGGTGACCCGCACGCTGGAGCCGGGCCGGCACTACCTGTGGCACCCGTGGTCCCGGGTCGACTTCGTCGTCGACGTCGCCACCGAGATCCCGTACTCGGCGCCGGTGATGGCCTGCCCGACCCGGGAGAACGTGCCGCTGCGTTCGATCGAGTTCTTCATGAAGCTGCGGATCACCGATGCGGTGCTGTTCGTGCGGACCATCGGCGCCGGCAACTTCGACCTGGTGCTGTCCAGTGCCGTGCAGGACGCCATCCGGCAACGGGCCCGCCAGGTGCAGACCGAGCGGGCGTACGACCTGCGCGGCTCCGACGTCGCCGACATGCAGGAGCTGCTCAACCGGCAGCTGTCCCGCTACGGGGTACGGATCACCGGCTGCAACATCCCGGACGTGCAGCTGCCCACCCAGTACCAGCAGCACCTGGCCACCCGGGAACGGGTCGCCAAGGAGCACGCCGCGTACGAGCAGGAGTGGGGTCTGACCCGCAAGCGGCGCATCGACAGCCTGCAGATGGACATCGAGCGGGCCAAGAAGGTGCGCGACGCCCGGTTCGTCGAGGTCAAAGC from Solwaraspora sp. WMMD791 includes:
- a CDS encoding type 1 glutamine amidotransferase domain-containing protein, producing MATTLQGKRVAFLATDGVEEVEYTQPREAVEAAGAAVELVSIKSGEIQAFNHLNKSKTYPVDVTADKADPESYDALVLPGGVANPDFLRADPDAVGFVRAFFTAGKPVGAICHGPWTMIDAEVVRGRTLTSWPSLRTDLTNAGATWVDAECHVDNGLVTSRKPDDLPAFCAKLVEEIAEGRH
- a CDS encoding short-chain fatty acyl-CoA regulator family protein; protein product: MTKTFAGARLRRMREERGISQTELARQLNISASYLNQIEHDSRPLTVAVLMRITEVFGVDPTSFAPHDTPRLVAGLREALGARAGIGELTEFASRLPEVAEAVIDLHRRYQQVDEQLSELVGDRERLGHSPHDQVTEFFYRRQNYVPAVDEAAERLAGQIGIRRGEARTALQDRLAQRHGVRISRDDAESLGGELHRYRPQTRTLHLSTSLRAGQEAIRMAAQIALLEYADVIDEIIEEEGFTDVQTQILTRVGLANYFAAALVLPYEQFLTAAEQRRYDIDLLTEHFAVGWETVCHRLSTLQRPRARGVPFSFVRVDRAGNMSKRQSATGFPFSRTGGTCPLWNVYEAFGSPGRVVTQIAAMPDGQRYLWIARTVIRHNGGYGQPGKVYAIGLGCQTRHAGRLVYSAGMDLHAADAATPIGPGCKTCERMTCPQRAAPPISRQLDVDVNRSTFIPYPLKD
- the aceB gene encoding malate synthase A, which encodes MRYEILGPMADRFDEVLTAEALEFLVALDGEFAARRVALLDTRRARRARYASGQLPDFLPETAQIRADESWRVAPAAPGLVDRRVEITGPTDRKMTVNALNSGAKVWLADFEDATSPTWRNVIGGQLNLMDALDRRIDFTDDRGKRYALGEELATIVVRPRGWHLVEKGIAVDGRPISASLVDFGLYFFHCARRQLDAGAGPYFYLPKLESHREARLWNDVFVFAQRYLGLPQGTIRATTLIETITAAFEMEEILYELREHSAGLNAGRWDYIFSVIKNFGQWPDFVLPDRAEVTMTVPFMRAYTELLVRTCHRRGAHAIGGMAAFIPSRDPQINEAALGKVRADKQREAGDGFDGSWVAHPGLVPTCREVFDAVLGDRPHQIDRLRDEVAVTATDLLAVDKTPGQVSAAGVRANVAVALRYVDAWLGGAGAVALWNLMEDAATAEIARCQVWQWCQHGTPLADGGCVTTDLVRSILAEELADLVDGRDGPDRDRAEAAARIVEETALGEDLPAFFTTEAYARHLSPVGASDRP
- a CDS encoding ROK family transcriptional regulator, with amino-acid sequence MVRRTSRDIRVANRFEVLRQILAAGAVSRQEVATETGLSQATVSTLVTQLLDLGLLTEVGFQDSGGGRPRGLVAVDPAGGVLVGVDVAETYVHVDAFDPTLTVLASHTDRLHPAENRPEQVVAHVVTGVHAVLRDRRVARRRLLGVGVSVPGQVDREGGVSAFAPNWNWHDVPLRGLLAAALDLPARLDLPLHLDNPLRASVVAELWFGAGRGRDHVAVLTLGTGVGAGLAFGGSLYRGATNSAGEWGHTRLVPDGRACHCGARGCVEAYVGAPGIVAHLRERDPASPMLRTDDQTATIDALAAGVAAADPTALAVVADTAYHLGVAVADLVNLVNPQVVALSGWVAARLGPALLDGVRAQAARHALRRPLAAAEITLGRVAGNPVSLGAATFALEGLVAAVGAPPARARARLSP
- the aceA gene encoding isocitrate lyase, with product MQNAVDQLQHEWDTDPRWHGVRRSYRPADVVRLRGAITEEHTLARHGARRLWQLLHSEDYVHALGALTGNQAVQMVRAGLKAIYLSGWQVAADANLAGHTYPDQSLYPANSVPAVVRRINNALLRAAQIDTAESGEGGAGPAGAGSPATDWLAPIVADAEAGFGGVLNAYELMTAMIAAGAAGVHWEDQLAAEKKCGHLGGKVLIPTGAHIRTLEAARLAADVAGVPSVVIARTDAQAATLLTTDIDERDQPFVTGERTAEGFYRVRNGIEPCIARGLAYAPHADLLWMETSTPDLEVARRFAEAIKSEYPDQLLAYNCSPSFNWRKHLDDATIGKFQRELGHMGYKFQFITLAGFHALNYSMFDLARGYASDGMSAYVSLQEREFAAEPAGYTAVKHQREVGTGYFDLISTVLNPAAETTALRGSTEEEQFA